AAGGGGAGCCATGAAATGAACACCCACAGCATCCAGCCGTAACAAAAGTCCACCATGGTCACAGGAAGCATACGTTTGGCCAGCGCGTTAAACGGAATCTTGGACTGCTTGGTCACATGGGATGGGGGAGCCAAACCCTTCAGATCTTCGGCGGTCATGCCAGGATGCTTGTGCGGATCGTCACGGTAAAAAACGTACCACAGAACAGCCCACAACAGCGAAAGTGCGCCGCAAACATAAAAGGCCGCCCGCCAGCCATCCAGCAAAATGAAAAAGGCTACCAGGGGCGGGGCCACGGCACCACCCAACCGGGAGGCGCTGTGGGTTATTCCCTGAATAAAGCCGAACCGGTGCGTGGGGTACCAGTTGCGCATGGCAGCGGTTGCAGCCGAGAAGGTAGGGCCTTCGCCGCACCCCAAGAGGAGACGCGCGATGAACAGGGTAAGCAGGCCGGAAATAAAGCCGGTGTAAATGGTGGACAAGCCCACGATGCAACCGCAGATGAAGAGAGAAAGACGTGCCCCCCACTGCTTGACCATCCACCCGCCCGTAAGTTGGCCAATCAGATAGGGATAGGAAAATGCGGAAAATGCTATGCCGATTTCCGTCGCGTGGAAACCGAATTCTTTCATCATGTCCTTGGCAGAGAGAGATATATTCACTCTGTCAAGATACATAATAAAATAAAGACTGCATAAAAGAATAGTGACGACTACTTTAGGGTTTATCAAATGCTTTTTCTGTACTTCTATTTCTTGTTGTACAACCTGCATATCGTGCCACCTTATACTGCATTTTATCAATGTTACAGCAGTTCCAGACGCTTGATACCCGCAATAAACTTTTCCGTGTATCCTTTACGCATAAAGATATTCTTTATCATGAGCGGATTACATTTGAGAGCGTGCATTCTCAAAATTCAAGATACGTCCGCGTCGGCGCGTAATCGCGCAAATAACTTGCGCTTGCGCCTTTGCGGCGGGCGTCTGCTCATGCAGCCGCCAGAACGCTTTCAAAGTGAAATTGCTCTAATCGGATACAACGGATGTCCCCCCCGGGCACGGTTCACCTTCATCTGGCTCGGCAAAGCATGCGCTTTTGCGCAACCTCGGCCGATGGGCTCCTTTACCAATTGAGGAATTGCCGCCGCTAGAAACAAATTCTTGCTCTGTATATTGCAATGCAAATATGGCATGCATTCGACTTCCCTTTTTGCGTGCTGTGTCCACTCTCAAAACAACCATGCGGCTGCGTAAGCAGCGAAAAGCGCAATTTATTGGCCACGTGGCACGCAGTCAGCCATATTGACTTCGATATTGTTACTTTTTTCACCTCTTAGAGAATTTTTTATGACAGATTTTTTTAATTTACCAATTTACATAGATATTTTTAGGGTCAATATGTTATGTATTATTTTATATAGATATATTAATATTTAATTATTTCATTTGCTTATATATTGTGAATTTTTACTCAAATATTTCACCAAAACCCGGTCCGCACTGCCGGAACATGCGGCTGGCGTGACGACATTTGAAAAAATCGTCGTGGGGTTTTCGCGTCCTA
This DNA window, taken from Desulfovibrio sp. 86, encodes the following:
- a CDS encoding MFS transporter is translated as MQVVQQEIEVQKKHLINPKVVVTILLCSLYFIMYLDRVNISLSAKDMMKEFGFHATEIGIAFSAFSYPYLIGQLTGGWMVKQWGARLSLFICGCIVGLSTIYTGFISGLLTLFIARLLLGCGEGPTFSAATAAMRNWYPTHRFGFIQGITHSASRLGGAVAPPLVAFFILLDGWRAAFYVCGALSLLWAVLWYVFYRDDPHKHPGMTAEDLKGLAPPSHVTKQSKIPFNALAKRMLPVTMVDFCYGWMLWVFISWLPLFFQNVHGLNLKNSALLAGLTMAAGVVGDTLGGMISDRILVKTGRKRLARNLFIAVAFCMGGSFLLGTLFTSDITTISILLCLSFFSMELICGTIWAVPMDISRNYAGVAGGMMNFGFGLAGIISPIVFGVVVDITGSWVVPFSISVSICGVGAILTWFMHPERPFDSEHEAVAA